ATCTGCCCGATTGAGACGCCTGAAGGACCGAATATCGGTCTGATCAACTCGCTCTCGACCTATGCGAAGGTAAACAAATACGGCTTCATCGAAACACCGTACCGCCTTGTTCAGGACGGTGTGCTGCAGGCCGGCTGGAAGTACCTCTCCGCCATGGAAGAGGACAAGCTGATCGTTGCCCAGGCCGACGCGGCTCAGGACAAGAGCACGGGCCGTCTGACCGACGAACTCGTTTCTGTCCGTCGTTCGGGTGACTTCCGCCTTGTGCCGCCCGAGCAGGTCACGGCCTGTGACGTGTCGCCCAAGCAGCTTGTTTCGGTCGCCGCCGCGCTCATTCCGTTCCTTGAGAACGATGACGCCAACCGCGCATTGATGGGCTCGAACATGCAGCGTCAGGCCGTGCCGCTGGTGCGCGCCGATGCGCCGCTGGTCGGTACGGGCATGGAAGCCGCTGTGGCCCATGACTCGGGTGCGACCATCGTTGCCAAGCGTAATGGTGTGATCGACCAGATCGACGGTGCACGTATCGTTGTGCGTGCTACCGACGAAGCAGGGTCGACGCAGGGCGTCGATATCTATCGTCTGCGCAAGTACATGCGGTCGAACCAGTCCACCTGCATCAACCAGCGTCCGCTGGTGCGCGTGGGTGACACGGTTCATGCCGGTGACATCATTGCTGACGGTCCGTCCACCGAACTGGGTGAACTGGCTCTGGGCCGCAACGTGCTCGTCGCGTTCATGCCCTGGAACGGCTACAACTTCGAAGACTCGATCCTCATCTCCGAGCGTATCGCCCGTGATGACGTGTTCACCTCGATCCATATCGAGGAATTTGAAGTCATGGCCCGTGACACCAAGCTGGGTCAGGAAGAAATCACCCGCGACATTCCGAATGTCGGTGAGGAAGCGCTGCGCAACCTCGACGAAGCCGGTATCGTCTATGTCGGCGCCGAGGTGAACCCGGGCGACATCCTGATCGGCAAGGTCACACCGAAGGGCGAGAGCCCGATGACGCCGGAAGAGAAGCTTCTGCGCGCCATCTTCGGTGAAAAGGCTTCTGACGTTCGTGACACCTCGCTCAAGCTGCCCCCGGGCACGAGCGGTACGATTGTTGACGTGCGCGTCTTCTCACGTCGTGGCGTGGACAAGGACGAGCGCGCCATGGCGATCGAACGCGCCGAGATCGAGCGTCTGACCAAGGATCGTGACGACGAGCGCGCCATCCAGGAGCGCAGCTTCGTCGCCCGTCTGCGTGAGCGTCTGCTCAACCAGACGGCGGCTGCCGGCTTCAAGGGTATCCGTGCAGGTACCGTCATCACCGACGAGGTTCTGGACGAGCATCCGCGTGGCGCCTGGCGTAACATCACGGTCAGCGATGACAGCGTGATGTCCGAGCTGGAAACGCTGCGCCGCGAATACGACGCTGCCGTTGGCAAGATTCAGGCCCGTTTCGACAGCAAGGTCGAGAAGCTGCAGCGCGGTGACGAGCTGCCGCCGGGCGTGATGAAGATGGTCAAGGTCTTCGTGGCTGTGAAGCGCAAGCTGCAGCCGGGTGACAAGATGGCCGGTCGTCACGGTAACAAGGGTGTCGTCTCGCGCGTCGTGCCGGTTGAAGACATGCCGTTCCTTGAAGATGGTACGCCTGTCGATCTCGTTCTGAACCCGCTGGGCGTGCCGTCGCGCATGAATGTCGGTCAAATTCTCGAGACCCATCTGGGCTGGGCCTGTGCCAATATCGGCCAGAACATCGGCAAGATTGCCGATGATTACCAGCGCACGGGTGAGCGCAAGCTCGAACTGCTTGAGAGCCTGCGCGACGTCTATGGCGATGCCGTGTTCGAAAGCGATATCGCGACCCTGCCGAACGAGCAGCTCCTCGAGCTGACCGGTAACCTCCGCAAGGGCGTGCCGATCGCGACGCCGGTGTTCGACGGTGCGTCGATCCCGGATATCGAGGACATGCTGGTGAAGGCCGGTGTGGACAAGTCGGGCCAGTCGCAGCTGATCGACGGCCGTACGGGTGAGGCTTTCGAGCGTCGCACCACGGTCGGCTACATCTACATGCTGAAGCTGCATCACCTTGTTGACGACAAGATCCATGCCCGTTCGATCGGTCCGTACTCGCTCGTCACGCAGCAGCCGCTGGGTGGTAAGGCGCAGTTCGGTGGCCAGCGCTTCGGTGAAATGGAAGTCTGGGCTCTTGAAGCTTACGGTGCCGCCTACACCCTGCAGGAAATGCTCACGGTCAAGTCCGATGACGTTTCCGGCCGTACGAAGGTCTATGAGGCCATTGTGCGTGAGCAGGACGATTTCGAAGCCGGTATCCCCGAGAGCTTCAACGTTCTGATCAAGGAACTGAAGTCGCTCGGCCTGAATGTCGATCTGGAGCAGAGCGCAATCTGATGCGCTTTGTCTCTGCCTCCTCTGTGTTTGTTGCTAACGCGGGCGCGGCCGGTCTTCCGGCCCGCTCCGTGAAATGGGATTTCGGCGCATGAACGAACTCATGAAGATCCTTGGTCAGACGGGCCAGACCCAGTCTTTCGACCAGATCAAAATCCAGCTCGCTTCATCCGAGCAGATCCGCTCCTGGTCTTACGGCGAGATCAAGAAGCCGGAGACCATCAACTACCGTACGTTCAAGCCCGAGCGCGACGGCCTGTTCTGTGCGCGTATCTTTGGCCCGATCAAGGACTATGAGTGCCTGTGCGGCAAGTACAAGCGCATGAAGTTCCGCGGCATCGTGTGCGAAAAGTGCGGTGTGGAAGTCACGCTCGCCAAGGTTCGCCGCGAGCGCATGGGCCATATCGAACTGGCATCGCCGGTTGCGCATATCTGGTTCCTGAAGTCGCTGCCGAGCCGCATTGCGACGATGATCGACATCACGCTGAAGGACCTCGAAAAGGTTCTGTATTTCGAGAGCTATATCGTTCTCGAATCCGGCACGAGCCCGTTCAAGCGCTATTCGCTGCTGTCGGAAGACCAGTATTTCGACGCGATGGACGACTATGCTGATGAAGGCCTAGAAGTCGGTATCGGCGCCGAAGCGGTCAAGAAGATCCTGTGGAAGGCCCGTCTGCTTTCCACTGAAACCGATCGTCCGGGCCTGATCGACCGTGACGGTCGCGATCAGGACAAGTCTGACGGCGATCTGCTGCGTGAAGACCTGCGTGAAGCCACGTCGGAAGCCAAGCGCAAGAAGCTCGTCAAGCGCCTGAAGCTGTTCGAAGCCTTCGCCGAGAGCGGTTCACGCCCGGAATGGATGATTCTCGACCTCGTCCCGGTCATTCCGCCCGAGCTGCGCCCGCTTGTGCCGCTGGACGGCGGTCGTTTCGCGACGTCCGATCTGAACGATCTCTATCGCCGCGTGATCAACCGTAACAACCGACTAAAGCGCCTGATCGAGCTGCGTGCTCCGGACATCATCGTCCGCAACGAAAAGCGCATGCTTCAGGAAGCTGTTGACGCACTGTTCGATAACGGCCGTCGTGGCCGCGCCATCACGGGTGCCAACAAGCGTCCGCTGAAGTCGCTTTCCGACATGCTGAAAGGCAAGCAGGGCCGCTTCCGTCAGAACCTCCTCGGCAAGCGCGTCGACTATTCGGGCCGTTCGGTCATCGTGGTCGGACCCGAGCTGAAGCTGCACCAGTGCGGCCTGCCGAAGAAGATGGCGCTCGAGCTGTTCAAGCCCTTCATCTATAGCAAGCTCGAAAAATACGGTCACGCCACCACCATCAAGGCTGCAAAGCGCATGGTGGAGAAGGAGCGTCCGGAAGTCTGGGACATCCTTGAAGAGGTCATCCGCGAGCATCCCGTGATGCTGAACCGCGCACCGACCCTTCACCGTCTTGGCATCCAGGCTTTCGAGCCCGTGCTGATTGAAGGCAAGGCGATCCAGCTGCACCCGCTGGTCTGTACTGCGTTCAATGCCGACTTCGACGGCGACCAGATGGCTGTTCACGTGCCGCTGTCGCTCGAAGCCCAGCTTGAAGCCCGCGTGCTGATGATGTCGACAAACAACATCCTCAGCCCTGCAAACGGCAAGCCGATCATCGTGCCGTCGCAGGATATCGTGCTTGGCCTGTACTATCTGAGCCTCGAGGTTCCCGAGTATCACACGACGCCGGATCAGGCCGAGTATGATGCACAAGGGCGTCTCGTTAAGGCTGGTCCGTCTGCCTATGCATCGGTGGCCGAGATCGAGCTCGCCATGAACGAGGGCACGCTCAAGCTGCACGACAAGATCCGTCTGCGCATGGATACGCTGGATGCCGACGGCAAGCCCGTTCGTCAGACCATGCTGACCACGCCGGGCCGTGCGCTGATCGCGCAGATCCTGCCGCGCAATGCAGCCATCCCGTTCTCGCTGGTCAACAAGCAGCTGACCAAGAAGAACGTGTCGGATGT
The sequence above is drawn from the Asaia bogorensis NBRC 16594 genome and encodes:
- the rpoB gene encoding DNA-directed RNA polymerase subunit beta, producing the protein MNAITKSFTGRKRIRKSFGRIPEVAPMPNLIDVQRASYETFLQMNVAPDSRQQTGLQEVFRSVFPINDFAGRGRLEFVSYELEEPKYDVEECIQRGLTFAAPLKVILRLIVWDVDEDTGSRSIRDIKEQPVYMGDMPLMTDNGTFIINGTERVIVSQMHRSPGVFFDHDKGKTHSSGKYLFAARVIPYRGSWLDFEFDAKDLIYVRIDRKRKLPVTTLLYALEGEHSIAARAAKAAEGGDVEALGIRGMDQDEILAYFYGTVPFTRMPKGWARPFDPEAFRGMKLLEPLYDADTGEVVAEADAKLTARMCRKIAETTKDVLVGRADLLGRFIAQDLVNENTGEIYAEAGEELTEARLEALEESGVTELPMLAVDSSHGPWIRNTLAVDKNNRRDEALIDIYRIMRPGEPPTPETAEAMFQGLFFDADRYDLSAVGRVKMNMRLEVDAPDTMRVLRKEDILRTVKIMCELKDGRGQIDDIDNLGNRRVRSVGELMENQYRVGLLRMERAIRERMGSVDVDTVMPHDLINAKPAAAAVREFFGSSQLSQFMDQTNPLSEVTHKRRLSALGPGGLTRERAGFEVRDVHPTHYGRICPIETPEGPNIGLINSLSTYAKVNKYGFIETPYRLVQDGVLQAGWKYLSAMEEDKLIVAQADAAQDKSTGRLTDELVSVRRSGDFRLVPPEQVTACDVSPKQLVSVAAALIPFLENDDANRALMGSNMQRQAVPLVRADAPLVGTGMEAAVAHDSGATIVAKRNGVIDQIDGARIVVRATDEAGSTQGVDIYRLRKYMRSNQSTCINQRPLVRVGDTVHAGDIIADGPSTELGELALGRNVLVAFMPWNGYNFEDSILISERIARDDVFTSIHIEEFEVMARDTKLGQEEITRDIPNVGEEALRNLDEAGIVYVGAEVNPGDILIGKVTPKGESPMTPEEKLLRAIFGEKASDVRDTSLKLPPGTSGTIVDVRVFSRRGVDKDERAMAIERAEIERLTKDRDDERAIQERSFVARLRERLLNQTAAAGFKGIRAGTVITDEVLDEHPRGAWRNITVSDDSVMSELETLRREYDAAVGKIQARFDSKVEKLQRGDELPPGVMKMVKVFVAVKRKLQPGDKMAGRHGNKGVVSRVVPVEDMPFLEDGTPVDLVLNPLGVPSRMNVGQILETHLGWACANIGQNIGKIADDYQRTGERKLELLESLRDVYGDAVFESDIATLPNEQLLELTGNLRKGVPIATPVFDGASIPDIEDMLVKAGVDKSGQSQLIDGRTGEAFERRTTVGYIYMLKLHHLVDDKIHARSIGPYSLVTQQPLGGKAQFGGQRFGEMEVWALEAYGAAYTLQEMLTVKSDDVSGRTKVYEAIVREQDDFEAGIPESFNVLIKELKSLGLNVDLEQSAI